The Candidatus Omnitrophota bacterium genome contains a region encoding:
- a CDS encoding alpha-2-macroglobulin, with protein MLAIFKKKWFWITAVFLIINIAGLLKIISLIDGKQGLQEKPGIWHTINKTVRGFLWQAKDSKPSVTGPRRVYEERGFEVKSVKPYMSGSNGEIGIRLSDDVNLDDIKGYIAITPEVNSYIETTYYGVEVKGDFKPGEVYQVEVLKGMPSAEGKALEETFKAEVVMPDYSADVDFESAGMYLSLEGNQLVPVNVMNVDALDVKIHRVYDNNIVYLLNNMSSYSIPDDLGVDVFKKEIKTGTELNTQKQVLVDLKEILSNDSHGLFFMKVSDADESSYKSDTKLLLTTDIGILAKKSESGLVVWLNTLSSTEPVAGAIVKVFSQTNQQILEGTSDEQGFVYFKDVDWAGDRKPFVITASTDFDLSFIEAEKCALSETVFDIEGRPYLSAGYEGFVYSDRGVYRPGEVARLRAIIRGIGVEVPGSFPVVFDIKKPDGMRFDKVTAMLSSFGAADVDISLPDYALTGGYQVSVKLPGSEKAIGNYSFNVEEFVPDRMKVEAVVPQARVKTGEMIPVKVKAEHLFGAPAAGRLVELKYVLKPVDFEVKKFSDFRFSDETVEFMKKTVSHGFKDTNEAGEAEFDVKIAEDIRPPSALNAVFVTTVKELGGRAVTSYSKVDVDAYPYYVGIRKTNEGYAQEGEDVGFDYVVLSSDGAAMVVDELEVEVCKIIWNTVLKKDQDGRYRYVSDEKEECVYDEVIKTETSQGTFSYKADSYGSYIVRLKGKGDNAHTASLKFHVSGWGYQPWAMERPDRIDLELDKKSYTSGEEARLMIKSPFKGKALITISKDEVLSTQVVALENETQEIPIAVTDELAPNAYVSVTVIKPVIPGEKWSAHRAYGIIPLMMDNSAHQLDVQVKAPQSMLPRKSVDIALEVKNKDGMPQSSEVSVALVDEGVLRLTGFKTPDPYEFFFGKRRQDIQTMDLYSLLMPEIDQKKIGADSSPSAGKGVDFDPRKHMNPVSAKRVKPVALWKSGIVTDAQGKATVTFDVPQFSGNLKVMVVSAGDNDFGSADADIKVAEPVMIKPTLPRFLSSGDTFMIPVPVFNTSGSDGKASITIEVSDGFEVISQKAFDIDVKDKTEGFARFELKAPLLPGKAHIKISASLNGHDTFQEVEIPVRPMAPFTSISGAGMIKAPADETLRMPDGWLKGTAGYALSVVPLPGIKLAGGLTFLMEYPYGCIEQTTSTVFPLLYLKDVAKFVESKSWSGRGADNYIQAGIKRILSMQTYSGGFSYWPGYKDAYPYGSVYATDFLVEADKAGYVVPKFEKDVALDYLEKVLSGKEEDYSLDLKAYAAAVLAKAGRVKSSWIRRLQEKEESLPVYARYHLAIALAYLGDDKSVSQMLGKSYPEEKVQRETGGSLNSYTKQNAIALSAYMDVDPDNEMVPILVKRVESSMDEGRWGTTQDNAVALLALGKYARYIESQDKEYSGSVMLGDQMIAGFDNSSPALIKDKDLGGQDVFLSVQGRGNVYYYWNSSGVSLEQKVEEADSGLRVRRKFLDRNGNQINKNDITQGETVVVELSVETDLNYENVVITDMLPAGFEIENPRIETRDGSGLSSEKDFLPDHIDIRDDRFLIFTDMPSENKFTYRYVARAVTQGNFILPPVSAECMYDPSIKSVSGQGRVIIH; from the coding sequence ATGTTAGCGATATTCAAGAAAAAATGGTTTTGGATTACGGCAGTCTTTTTAATCATCAACATTGCGGGATTGCTGAAGATCATATCGCTAATAGACGGGAAGCAGGGGCTTCAAGAAAAGCCCGGCATTTGGCACACCATCAACAAAACGGTCAGAGGCTTTCTCTGGCAGGCCAAGGATTCCAAGCCCTCGGTGACCGGCCCCCGAAGGGTATATGAGGAAAGAGGCTTTGAAGTCAAATCTGTTAAGCCATACATGAGTGGATCTAACGGAGAAATCGGCATCAGGCTTTCCGATGATGTCAATTTAGATGATATCAAAGGCTATATCGCGATCACACCTGAAGTGAATTCTTATATTGAAACAACATATTATGGCGTTGAGGTGAAGGGTGATTTTAAGCCGGGCGAGGTTTATCAGGTTGAAGTATTAAAGGGAATGCCTTCAGCAGAAGGCAAGGCGCTTGAAGAAACTTTTAAGGCTGAGGTTGTTATGCCGGATTACAGCGCGGATGTGGATTTTGAATCCGCGGGGATGTATTTATCTCTTGAGGGAAATCAGCTTGTTCCTGTTAATGTCATGAATGTTGACGCGCTCGACGTGAAAATACACAGGGTGTATGACAACAATATTGTCTATCTTCTCAATAATATGAGCTCTTATTCCATTCCCGACGATTTGGGTGTTGATGTTTTTAAAAAAGAGATTAAAACAGGGACTGAGTTAAACACACAAAAGCAGGTTCTTGTTGATCTGAAAGAAATTCTCTCCAATGATTCCCACGGTTTGTTTTTTATGAAGGTATCCGATGCCGATGAATCATCTTACAAAAGCGACACCAAACTGCTTTTAACAACAGATATCGGGATATTGGCCAAGAAGTCTGAATCCGGGCTTGTTGTCTGGCTTAATACGCTTTCTTCCACAGAGCCTGTTGCTGGCGCGATCGTGAAAGTTTTTTCTCAAACGAATCAGCAGATTTTGGAAGGGACGAGTGACGAACAGGGGTTTGTTTATTTCAAAGATGTGGATTGGGCAGGAGACAGGAAGCCGTTTGTTATCACTGCCTCAACAGATTTTGATCTCTCCTTTATTGAGGCGGAGAAATGCGCGCTGTCTGAAACGGTCTTTGATATTGAAGGACGTCCATATTTAAGCGCGGGTTACGAAGGGTTTGTTTATTCGGACAGGGGCGTTTACAGGCCCGGTGAGGTTGCGCGTCTGCGCGCGATCATAAGAGGTATTGGCGTTGAGGTGCCGGGGTCTTTTCCGGTTGTGTTTGATATTAAAAAGCCTGACGGTATGCGCTTTGACAAGGTAACCGCCATGCTGTCATCGTTCGGCGCGGCTGATGTGGATATTTCGCTTCCTGATTACGCGCTTACAGGTGGGTATCAGGTGAGCGTTAAACTGCCCGGGTCTGAAAAGGCAATAGGTAATTATTCGTTTAATGTGGAGGAATTTGTTCCTGACCGGATGAAGGTTGAGGCTGTTGTGCCACAAGCGCGGGTCAAAACGGGCGAGATGATTCCTGTCAAAGTAAAGGCTGAACATCTTTTCGGGGCACCGGCCGCTGGACGGTTAGTTGAGCTTAAATATGTCTTAAAGCCTGTTGATTTTGAGGTGAAGAAGTTTTCTGACTTTAGATTCTCTGATGAGACAGTTGAGTTTATGAAAAAGACGGTTTCGCACGGGTTTAAAGATACCAATGAAGCGGGTGAGGCTGAATTTGATGTCAAGATCGCTGAAGATATTCGTCCGCCATCGGCATTGAACGCGGTTTTTGTCACCACCGTCAAAGAGCTTGGCGGGCGGGCTGTCACATCTTATTCCAAGGTTGATGTTGACGCGTATCCCTATTATGTCGGTATCCGCAAGACCAACGAAGGATATGCTCAAGAAGGTGAGGATGTCGGGTTTGATTATGTTGTGCTTTCTTCGGATGGCGCGGCAATGGTTGTTGATGAGCTTGAGGTTGAGGTTTGCAAGATCATTTGGAATACGGTTTTGAAGAAAGATCAGGACGGGCGGTATCGTTATGTTTCTGATGAAAAAGAGGAATGTGTTTACGATGAGGTGATTAAGACCGAGACCTCGCAAGGAACATTCAGTTATAAAGCGGATTCTTACGGCAGTTATATCGTCAGGCTCAAAGGAAAAGGTGATAACGCGCATACGGCGAGCTTAAAATTTCATGTCTCGGGATGGGGGTATCAGCCATGGGCGATGGAGCGGCCGGATCGGATTGATTTGGAGCTGGATAAGAAATCGTACACGTCTGGTGAGGAAGCACGGTTGATGATCAAGTCGCCGTTTAAAGGAAAGGCGTTGATTACGATTTCAAAGGATGAAGTGCTTTCAACACAAGTTGTTGCGCTTGAAAATGAAACGCAGGAAATTCCGATTGCTGTTACAGATGAGCTTGCGCCAAACGCGTACGTTTCTGTGACCGTGATCAAACCTGTTATTCCGGGAGAGAAATGGTCGGCGCACAGGGCGTATGGAATTATTCCTTTGATGATGGATAATTCAGCGCATCAATTAGATGTTCAGGTTAAGGCTCCCCAAAGCATGTTGCCAAGAAAGAGTGTGGATATCGCCCTTGAGGTTAAGAATAAAGACGGAATGCCGCAATCGTCCGAGGTGTCTGTCGCGCTTGTGGATGAAGGGGTATTGCGTTTGACCGGTTTTAAAACGCCGGATCCGTATGAATTTTTCTTTGGTAAGAGAAGGCAGGATATTCAGACCATGGATCTTTATTCGCTTTTGATGCCTGAGATCGATCAAAAGAAGATCGGCGCGGATTCCAGCCCGTCGGCTGGTAAGGGCGTTGATTTTGATCCCAGAAAACATATGAATCCTGTGAGCGCGAAAAGAGTTAAGCCGGTTGCGTTATGGAAAAGTGGCATTGTGACAGACGCGCAGGGTAAGGCAACGGTAACGTTTGATGTCCCTCAATTTTCAGGGAATTTGAAAGTGATGGTGGTTTCAGCGGGTGATAATGATTTTGGAAGCGCTGATGCGGATATTAAAGTTGCTGAGCCGGTGATGATCAAGCCGACTTTGCCGAGGTTTCTTTCTTCAGGGGACACGTTCATGATTCCTGTGCCGGTCTTTAACACGTCAGGAAGTGACGGAAAGGCGAGTATTACGATCGAAGTATCTGATGGGTTTGAGGTTATAAGCCAAAAGGCGTTTGATATTGATGTTAAAGATAAGACGGAAGGATTTGCGCGATTTGAGTTAAAGGCGCCTTTGCTCCCCGGAAAAGCACACATCAAAATCAGTGCCTCATTAAACGGGCATGATACTTTTCAAGAGGTTGAAATTCCGGTTAGGCCCATGGCGCCGTTTACCAGCATAAGCGGGGCGGGCATGATCAAGGCTCCGGCTGATGAGACGCTAAGGATGCCTGATGGGTGGCTTAAAGGTACTGCGGGTTACGCGTTATCAGTTGTGCCTTTGCCGGGCATCAAGCTTGCAGGGGGATTGACATTTTTGATGGAATATCCTTATGGCTGTATCGAGCAGACGACATCAACCGTATTTCCGTTATTGTATTTAAAAGATGTTGCCAAGTTTGTGGAATCCAAGTCATGGAGCGGGCGCGGCGCGGACAATTATATTCAGGCAGGGATTAAGAGAATATTGTCCATGCAGACGTATTCCGGTGGGTTCTCTTACTGGCCTGGGTATAAAGACGCGTATCCATACGGCAGTGTTTACGCGACCGATTTTCTTGTTGAGGCGGACAAGGCGGGCTATGTTGTGCCGAAGTTTGAGAAAGATGTGGCGTTAGATTATTTGGAAAAGGTTCTTTCAGGCAAAGAAGAAGATTATTCGCTGGATTTAAAAGCCTATGCCGCGGCTGTTTTGGCGAAAGCCGGTCGGGTGAAATCGTCATGGATCAGACGTTTGCAGGAGAAAGAAGAAAGCCTGCCGGTTTACGCGCGGTATCATCTGGCGATAGCCTTGGCTTATTTGGGAGATGACAAGAGCGTTTCTCAAATGCTGGGCAAGAGTTATCCGGAGGAAAAAGTTCAAAGAGAAACGGGCGGTTCGCTTAATTCCTACACAAAACAAAACGCGATTGCCTTATCAGCGTATATGGATGTTGATCCTGATAATGAAATGGTGCCGATATTGGTCAAACGGGTGGAATCATCGATGGACGAAGGGCGCTGGGGTACAACGCAGGATAACGCGGTTGCTCTTTTGGCGTTGGGCAAATATGCCCGATATATCGAGTCACAGGATAAAGAATATTCAGGCAGTGTGATGTTGGGGGATCAAATGATCGCGGGCTTTGACAATTCCAGCCCGGCGTTGATCAAGGATAAGGATTTGGGCGGTCAGGATGTCTTTTTATCCGTCCAGGGTCGAGGGAATGTTTATTATTACTGGAATTCGTCTGGTGTTTCACTTGAACAGAAAGTTGAAGAAGCTGATTCAGGATTGCGCGTAAGAAGAAAGTTTTTAGACAGAAACGGGAATCAAATCAACAAGAATGACATTACGCAGGGCGAGACAGTTGTTGTTGAATTGTCCGTTGAGACTGATTTGAATTATGAAAATGTTGTGATTACTGATATGCTTCCGGCGGGTTTTGAGATTGAAAATCCGAGGATTGAAACACGAGACGGTTCAGGTTTATCGTCGGAGAAAGACTTCTTGCCGGATCACATTGATATCCGGGATGACAGGTTCCTTATTTTTACGGACATGCCTTCAGAGAATAAGTTTACTTATAGGTATGTTGCCCGCGCCGTGACACAAGGCAATTTTATTTTACCGCCTGTCAGCGCTGAGTGTATGTATGACCCGAGTATTAAAAGCGTCAGCGGGCAAGGGCGTGTGATTATTCATTAA